The stretch of DNA TCACCGGCCCTCCCGCCACGCGGTGCCCACCCGGTCCACCAGGTCGGGGCGGCCCTCGCCCTCGGTCCACCCGCCCGCGCCGTCGAAGCGGACCGCGGGCACCGCGCGGACCAGGCCGTCCCGGCCCCGGCGCAGCACGCAGACCTCGGACGGCGCCCGCCGCCCGTCCGGCCCGCGCACCATGTGCACCACCACCGCGCGGGTGGCGCACAGCTGGCCGTGCGCGGCCTCCCGGCCCAGCCCGGCCGCGCAGGCCAGCGCCTCGATCCGGGCCGGCAGCTCCGCGGCGGCGTTGGCGTGCACCGTGCCGGCGCCGCCCTCGTGGCCCGTGTTCATGGCGGCCAGCAGGCTCACCACCTCGGGGCCGCGCACCTCGCCGACCACCAGCCGGTCCGGGCGCATCCGCAGGGCCTGGCGGACCAGCTGGTCCAGGGTGACCTCACCGGTGCCCTCGATGTTGGGCGGCCGGGTCTGCAGCCGGACGACGTGCGGGTGGTCCGGGCGGAGCTCGGCGGAGTCCTCCACCAGCACCAGGCGCTCGCCCGGGTCGGCCAGCGAGAGCAGGGTGGACAGCAGCGTCGTCTTCCCGCTCCCGGTACCGCCGGTGAGCAGCAGGGCGGCCCGGGACCGGACCAGGGCGGCGAGCAGCCGGGAGGCCGCCGGCGGAAGCACCCCGCGCGCACTCAGCTCCGCCAGGTCGAACCCGCGCCGCGGCGGGATGCGCAGCGACAGGCAGGCCCCCTCCGGGGCGATCGGCGGCAGCACCGCGTGGAACCGGGCGCCGGACGGCAGCCGGGCGTCGCACCAGGGGGCGGAGGCGTCCAGCCGCCGCCCGGCCTGGGCGGCCAGCCTGCGGGCCAGCCCGAGCACCGCCTCCTCGCCGGAGAACCGGACCCCGGCCGGGCGCAGCCCGTCGGCGCCGTCGACCCACACCTCCTCCGGGCCGTTCACCAGGATGTCGGTGACCTCGGGATCGTCCAGCAAGGGCTCCAGCGGCCCGGCGCCGGCCAGCTCGGCGCGGAGCGCCCGGACCACCTCCAGCACCTCGGCGTCGCCGAGCACCCCGCCCTCGGCGCGCAGCGCCGCGGCCACCCGGGCCGCGCTGGGCTCGACCCCGTCCCGCGCCAGCCGGGCGCGGACCGCCTCCACCAGACCGGGCCCGGGACGCGGCGCGCTCATCCGGCACCGCCTTCCCGTGCGGAACCCGTGGGCTCCGCGCGCCGTCGCGTGCCCTGTCCTGACCTCAGCATCGGGCCGCCTCTCCGGAGCGGGCCGCCGCCAGCAGCCGGTCGGCGGCGCGGGCCAGTACCGACGACGGCCGGGCGCCGGGCAGGTCGCCCCGGTCCAGGGCGCGGCCCAGCCGGGGATCGTCGGGAACGTCTCCGAGGAGCGGCAGCCCCAGCGCGGACGCGACCGCCGCGGCGGGCAGCGACGCGTCCGCCGCCCGGGTGACCACCCAGGGGGCCGCGGTCAGGGTGCGCAGCGCCGGGGCCGCGCGGTAGGCGGCCATGACGGACAGGAAGTCGGCCGGTACCACCAGCAGCGCGGCGGTGCAGCGGCGCAGCGCCTCCTCCGCGCACGGACCCAGCGAACGGGGCAGGTCGACGACGACCAGGTCGCCGCCGAGCGCCGCGGCCCCCAGCACCGCGCGCAGCGCGGCCGCCGGGACTTCCGCGGCCGGCCCGCGGGGCCAGGTGACCAGCGGGCAGCCGCGCACCGACGGCAGCACGCCGCGCAGCGCCTCCCAGCTCATCCGGCCCTCGCGCGGGATGAGGGCGTCCCACCGGGTGCCGTCCAGGGAGTCCCCGCCGCAGAGCAGGTCCAGCCCGCCGCCCAGCGGGTCGGCGTCCAGGAGCGCGGTGCGCAGCCCGGCGCGCACCCCGGCCAGGGCGAGCGCCACCGAGAGCACGCTGGCCCCGGCTCCGCCCCGGCCGCCCAGCACGGCGAGGACCGCGCACGGGCCCGCCCTGCGCTGCGCGGAGTCGGCCAGCAGGCCGGCCAGCCGCTCCTCCTCCGCGGGCAGCCGGAGCAGCGCCCGGGCGCCGATGCGCAGCGCATCGGCCTCGGCCGGCGGCCCGGTCCCCGCCGGCTCCCCGCGCAGCGCGACGACCGCGTTGGGGTGCCGGGCCGGCTCCAGCTCGGCTAGGGCGGCGAGCAGGTCGCCGCCGACCACGGCCAGCGGGGCGCGGCCCCAGTCGCGCCCGGCCAGGGCGGCCGAATCGGCCACGGAGACCTCCACGGACGCGGCGGCGGCCAGCCGGAGCAGGTCGTCCAGGAGATCGGGGTCGGCGGTGGCGAGCAGGGGGCGGGCGGCGGGTGCGTCGTTCATGGCCCGACCATCGCCCGGCGGGCCGCGGAGCGGAAAGGACCGATCGGCGCCCTGTGGACGGCGCCCTGTGGACAGAGGGCCGTGCACCGGGGCATGCACAGGAGGCCGTGCACAAGGACGGCCCCCGCCGGGGGGAGGGCGGGGGCCGTCCGCGGTCCGGCTCCGGGGGGGTAGAGCCGGCTCCGTTCCAGGAGAGGTTCGAGTCCATCGGCGCGCCGGGCGGCCGGTCAGGGGCGGGCGGGTCGGGGGGACGCCCGCGAGCGGCGCGGGCGCTCGGTCGAGGTAACAAATCCGATACGCAACGTTACCACGCGGGGGCCTGCGGGCGGAGGGGAACGGAGCCTCCGCCCCCCTTTCCAAAGTGCCTGATCAGGCGTACAAAAGAAGACAGGAGGTGGGCGAGGACCCACCGGGCACGGCAACCGGGTACCCACGCGTCACTCAGGCCGCGAAAGGCCCGTCCAGACCGGGTTTCGCCTGGTCGGACCAGAAATGGATGCACGCTTGATAGCCCGAGGCGACGTGCTCGCGGCGGCGCTCCGTCCGCACCGGTGGCGGATGCGGGGAGCGCCGTTCGCTGTGTCCGGGATGTGATCGAACCGAGACCTGTTCCGGCTGCCGCAGGCGGAACCCCTTCCCCGCCGCCCTCTCCGGCCCCGCGCGCACCCGCGGTGCAGCACCGCCTCGCTGAGTTCAGGGCCGGTGCTCTTCCGGCGCTCCCCGCCGATCTCGACGCCGCGGGGCGTCAAAACGCTCTGACGCCCCCGCGGCGTCGAGATCAACGCGGAAGTGGAGCGGCGCACGGCCCTGGGGGAGGGAGGGGCGTCCGCCTCGGATCTCCTCTCCCCGCCCGCCACCGCCCATCCCCGTTGATCTTGGAGATATCGACCGGTCGAGCAGCGCTCACCCGTGCCGGTGAGCGGGCCGGGAACGGTCAAGATCAACGGCCCCTTGCGGGGCCTCAGCGGTCACGGCGGCGCCGGGCTCCGGGTCTCTGCTCTTGCCGGCCCGCGGCCGAACACGCCGGGCGACCGTCCGCATGCCCGACAGCCTCTGACGGGCACCCCGCAGGTGACCGGGGAAGGCGGCGTCGGGCCGGGGGAGGGGCGGGGAACCCCGTCGAGACGCACCGGGGTGCGGCGCCTAGCCTCGCTTGAGCGCCTCGCAGGTGGCCAGGGAGTCCCGGGCGCCGTCGGCGACCGCGGTGCAGCAGTGCACCACCCAGGCGGCGACCCCCTCGGGGGTGCCGGAGACGTAGCCGCGCAGCGCCTCCGCGTACTCCTCGCTCCGCTGCCGGTGCCCCAGCTCCGGCGGGACCAGCGACTTCGGGTCCAGGCCGCGGTCGATCAGGGTCAGCCGCCCGGCCGCCCGCGCCACCACCCCGTCGCCCCAGCCGAACGGGCGCAGCGCCAGCAGCTCGCCGTGCACGATCGCCGACACGACCAGGGCGGGCACCGACGCGCGCGCGTCCAGCAGCCCGTCCAGGCCGTCCAGGCGCGCGGCCACCGCCCCGGGGGACGGGGCCGCGCCGAGGCCGAGCGGGTCCTGCGCCGGCTCCCCGGCGGCGCGCGGCCGGCCGAGCGCGTCGGCGCCGACCCCGTCCGCGGCGGCCAGCGTGTGCAACCGGGCCAGCACCTGCCGGGGCGCCTTCCGCCAGATCTCCACCAGCTGACCGAGCTCGCCGGAGACGCGCAGCGCGCCCTTGATCAGCGGGTCGTCCGCGGCGCCGGAGCGGACCTCCTCCAGATCGGCCCGGGCGCCGTCCAGCACCGCCGAGGCGTGCGCACCGCGCAGCGCGGACTCCAGGGAGACGTCGGCGCTGCGCCGCCGCAGCACCCGATGGCCGAGGAGCCGGTCGACGACGGTCCGGGTCTCCTCGACCGCCTCGCCGACACCGGGAAGTTCCGCGATCCGCTGCAGCGGATCGGCTGTCACCGCGTTCACGGCACCACCCTACGTGAGAGCTACGCGCGAGTAACCCCCGACCGGCGGTTTCCGCGCCTGCGAGCACTTGTCGCACCGCCCACCCGGTTGATGGAGTGGGCTCCGCCACGTGATTCAGTACATACGTCGGCATCGGCCTTCGAGACGCTAAGGAGCTGTGCACCGGTGGCTGAGACTTCGCAGGGGCAAGAGGCCCTGTCCAACCTGCTTCACGAGTCGCGTCGCTTTCCACCGCCCGCGGATCTCGCCGCAGCGGCCAACGTGAAGGCCGGCGCCTACGAGACCGCCGCCGCCGACCGCACCGCCTTCTGGGCGGAGCAGGCCGGCCGCCTGCGCTGGGAGAAGCCCTGGGACACCGTCCTGGACTGGCAGCCCCCCTTCGCCAAGTGGTTCACCGGCGGCGAGATCAACGTCGCGGTCAACTGCCTGGACCGGCACGTCGAGGCGGGCCTGGGCGACCGCGTCGCCTACCACTGGGAGGGCGAGCCGGGCGACACCCGGACCATCACCTACGCCCAGCTGAAGGACATGGTCTGCCAGGCCGCCAACGCCCTGCTCGAACTGGGCGTGGCCAAGGGCGACCGGGTCGCCATCTACATGCCGATGATCCCGGAGACGGTCGTCGCCATGCTGGCCTGCGCCCGCATCGGCGCCGTGCACATGGTGGTCTTCGGCGGCTTCTCGGTGGACGCGCTGGGCACCCGGCTCGACGACAGCGAGGCCAAGGTGGTCGTCACGGCCGACGGCGGGTACCGGCGCGGCGCGCCGAGCTCGCTCAAGCCCGCGGTCGACCAGGCTGTCGCCGAGCGCCCCGCCGTCGAGCACGTGCTGGTGGTCCGGCGCACCGGCCAGGAGGTCGACTGGACCGAGGGCCGCGACGTGTGGTGGCACGACATCGTCGACCGGCAGAGCACCGAGCACGCCGCCGAGGGCCACGACGCCGAGCACCCGCTGTACATCATGTACACCAGCGGCACCACGGCCAAGCCCAAGGGCATCCTGCACACCACCGGCGGCTACCTCACCCAGGTCTCCTACACGCACTGGGCGGTCTTCGACATCAAGCCGGAGACCGACGTGTTCTGGACCGCGGCCGACATCGGCTGGGTGACCGGGCACTCCTACATCGTCTACGGCCCGCTCTCCAACGCGGCGACCTCGGTCATGTACGAGGGCACCCCGGACACCCCGCACAAGGGCCGGTTCTGGGAGATCGTGGAGAAGTACGGGGTGACCATCGCCTACATGGCGCCCACCGCGATCCGCACCTTCATGAAGTGGGGCTCGGACGTCCCGGCCCAGTTCGACCTGTCCAGCCTGCGCATCCTCGGCTCGGTCGGCGAGCCGATCAACCCCGAGGCCTACATCTGGTACCGCAAGCACATCGGCGGCGACCGCACCCCGGTGGTGGACACCTGGTGGCAGACCGAGACCGGGGCGATCATGGTCAGCCCGCTGCCCGGGGTCACCGAGGGCAAGCCCGGCGCGGCCATGCGCCCGCTGCCCGGCCTGGCGGTGGACGTCGTCGACGAGAAGGGCGAGCCGGTCGGGAACGGCGAGGGCGGCTACATCGTCGTCCGCGAGCCGTGGCCGTCCATGCTCCGCGGCATCTGGGGCGACCCGGAGCGGTACAAGGACACCTACTGGTCCCGGTTCGACGGGCTGTACTTCCCCGGCGACGGCGCCAAGAAGGACGAGGACGGCGACCTCTGGCTGCTCGGCCGGGTCGACGACGTCATGCTCGTCTCCGGGCACAACATCTCCACCACCGAGGTGGAATCCGCCCTGGTCTCGCACCCCTCGGTCGCCGAGGCCGCGGTGGTCGGCGCCAAGGACCCGGTCTCCGGGCAGGCCATCGTCTCCTTCGTGATCCTGCGCGGCGAGGCCGGCGAGGGCGGCGAGGCCCTGCTCAAGGAGCTCCGCGACCACGTCGCCTCCTCGCTCGGCCCGATCGCCAAGCCGCGCAAGATCATGGTCGTCCCGGAGCTGCCCAAGACCCGGTCCGGCAAGATCATGCGCCGCCTGCTCCGCGACGTCGCGGAGAACCGGGAGCTCGGCGACGTCTCCACGCTCACCGACGCCGGATCCATGAAAACAA from Nocardiopsis composta encodes:
- a CDS encoding TadA family conjugal transfer-associated ATPase; the encoded protein is MSAPRPGPGLVEAVRARLARDGVEPSAARVAAALRAEGGVLGDAEVLEVVRALRAELAGAGPLEPLLDDPEVTDILVNGPEEVWVDGADGLRPAGVRFSGEEAVLGLARRLAAQAGRRLDASAPWCDARLPSGARFHAVLPPIAPEGACLSLRIPPRRGFDLAELSARGVLPPAASRLLAALVRSRAALLLTGGTGSGKTTLLSTLLSLADPGERLVLVEDSAELRPDHPHVVRLQTRPPNIEGTGEVTLDQLVRQALRMRPDRLVVGEVRGPEVVSLLAAMNTGHEGGAGTVHANAAAELPARIEALACAAGLGREAAHGQLCATRAVVVHMVRGPDGRRAPSEVCVLRRGRDGLVRAVPAVRFDGAGGWTEGEGRPDLVDRVGTAWREGR
- the ssd gene encoding septum site-determining protein Ssd: MNDAPAARPLLATADPDLLDDLLRLAAAASVEVSVADSAALAGRDWGRAPLAVVGGDLLAALAELEPARHPNAVVALRGEPAGTGPPAEADALRIGARALLRLPAEEERLAGLLADSAQRRAGPCAVLAVLGGRGGAGASVLSVALALAGVRAGLRTALLDADPLGGGLDLLCGGDSLDGTRWDALIPREGRMSWEALRGVLPSVRGCPLVTWPRGPAAEVPAAALRAVLGAAALGGDLVVVDLPRSLGPCAEEALRRCTAALLVVPADFLSVMAAYRAAPALRTLTAAPWVVTRAADASLPAAAVASALGLPLLGDVPDDPRLGRALDRGDLPGARPSSVLARAADRLLAAARSGEAARC
- a CDS encoding oxidoreductase codes for the protein MNAVTADPLQRIAELPGVGEAVEETRTVVDRLLGHRVLRRRSADVSLESALRGAHASAVLDGARADLEEVRSGAADDPLIKGALRVSGELGQLVEIWRKAPRQVLARLHTLAAADGVGADALGRPRAAGEPAQDPLGLGAAPSPGAVAARLDGLDGLLDARASVPALVVSAIVHGELLALRPFGWGDGVVARAAGRLTLIDRGLDPKSLVPPELGHRQRSEEYAEALRGYVSGTPEGVAAWVVHCCTAVADGARDSLATCEALKRG
- the acs gene encoding acetate--CoA ligase — protein: MAETSQGQEALSNLLHESRRFPPPADLAAAANVKAGAYETAAADRTAFWAEQAGRLRWEKPWDTVLDWQPPFAKWFTGGEINVAVNCLDRHVEAGLGDRVAYHWEGEPGDTRTITYAQLKDMVCQAANALLELGVAKGDRVAIYMPMIPETVVAMLACARIGAVHMVVFGGFSVDALGTRLDDSEAKVVVTADGGYRRGAPSSLKPAVDQAVAERPAVEHVLVVRRTGQEVDWTEGRDVWWHDIVDRQSTEHAAEGHDAEHPLYIMYTSGTTAKPKGILHTTGGYLTQVSYTHWAVFDIKPETDVFWTAADIGWVTGHSYIVYGPLSNAATSVMYEGTPDTPHKGRFWEIVEKYGVTIAYMAPTAIRTFMKWGSDVPAQFDLSSLRILGSVGEPINPEAYIWYRKHIGGDRTPVVDTWWQTETGAIMVSPLPGVTEGKPGAAMRPLPGLAVDVVDEKGEPVGNGEGGYIVVREPWPSMLRGIWGDPERYKDTYWSRFDGLYFPGDGAKKDEDGDLWLLGRVDDVMLVSGHNISTTEVESALVSHPSVAEAAVVGAKDPVSGQAIVSFVILRGEAGEGGEALLKELRDHVASSLGPIAKPRKIMVVPELPKTRSGKIMRRLLRDVAENRELGDVSTLTDAGSMKTIRDAFGSAGGDDE